GAGTTTATCAGTCAATCCGATGACAGTGACTATCATTGTTTCTTCGTCATCCCTTATCATCTCGAGCTGGATCCCCTCTTTTATATCGATCTCAGCGGGAATGTTGGATCTCTCGACTTCGACTATCAGTTGATCCTGCTTTGGACCATAGGCATTTACAGCATCGATAGTCACAGTCTTTTTTTCCCCGACTTTCATGCCCGTAATCGCAGAATCGAAACCCTCTATAACCTGTTTTTCGCCTACCGTAAAACCAAGGGGTTCTTTGCCTTCAGACGAATCAAAGACCTGGTCATCCGTAAATCGACCAGTATAATGAACCTTGACCTTATCACCAATCTTGACTTCCCTCATTATCTCTCCTTTTCCACTCATTTGTCAGGTATGATGTGTGTTCCCACGTCCCCGGCACATGCGTCCAGAAGTCTGCTTGCGTGGGACACGATAGCTTTCTGCCCTCCTCCCGCGACAAAATCTATCGCGGA
This genomic stretch from Candidatus Latescibacterota bacterium harbors:
- a CDS encoding FKBP-type peptidyl-prolyl cis-trans isomerase; the protein is MREVKIGDKVKVHYTGRFTDDQVFDSSEGKEPLGFTVGEKQVIEGFDSAITGMKVGEKKTVTIDAVNAYGPKQDQLIVEVERSNIPAEIDIKEGIQLEMIRDDEETMIVTVIGLTDKLVTVDANHPMAGRDLVFDLELVDLA